One Sander vitreus isolate 19-12246 chromosome 23, sanVit1, whole genome shotgun sequence DNA window includes the following coding sequences:
- the ndufb2 gene encoding NADH dehydrogenase [ubiquinone] 1 beta subcomplex subunit 2, mitochondrial, with the protein MSSFGRALGVFRTGTRLLRRGTQRITTRKASGGPHIEPQYRQYPQITKKQKFESELISGVMWFWILWHCWHDPDAVLGHFPWPDASAWTDEELGIPADDEE; encoded by the exons ATGTCTTCTTTTGGAAGGGCGTTGGGAGTCTTTCGGACAGGAACTCGGCTCCTCAGACGCGGTACACAAAGGATAACGACCAGAAA GGCCAGCGGAGGGCCGCACATTGAGCCACAGTACAGGCAATATCCCCAGATAACGAAGAAACAGAAATTCGAATCCGAGCTCATCAGCGGTGTCATGTGGTTCTGGATCCTTTGGCACTGCTGGCACGACCCTGACGCAGTCCTG GGTCACTTCCCCTGGCCGGATGCTTCTGCATGGACAGATGAGGAGCTTGGAATCCCAGCAGATGACGAGGAATAa